actagacctaaaaagaatgattttgctttcaccagtccacaaaatgttgagccatttctctttggaccagttatTGTGTTCCTTGGCAAGTTTTACCcgattcaggacacgtctttttctttacaacgggactttgcaaggagttcttgctggtaaattggcttcactaaatcatcttctgtactcactggtaacttcagatgttccttgatctttctggaggtgatcattgtctgagtatttgccattttggctattcttcgatcctatcgaacagtagttccacgcttccttctgcgtctttcaggttttggttgtcacttcaaggcatttgagatcattttagatgagcagcctataatttgctgcacttctctgtacgtttttccctctacaatcaactttttaatcaaagtacgctgttcatcagaacaatttctggaacaacccattttacccagtatttcaaaaggaaatgtgctatgaccaacctgtgcaacatttgccaccctcctaccttaaataagggccaaaattgacacccgttcttctgcagaatgaatgacttcaccaactgaactcttcactgctattattttgaacaaccccctttcaatcaatgcttcgattactcagaatgagcggcatgcatgtcctaattgttgggtttgttttgttttgattactctactacactttcaagtaaactgaagaaatgtagaaatatcacttctactaaaaacagtgatttatcaggttaatggtgttggactgttattttttgaacaccactgtacctgCCAACATTGGTACGAGGAGGGAAAACCTAAAACTGTCACTTGGGTGGCTAACTCACTGATGCCAGAGACCATGACTGTACATCAGGAATGTATACTGCAGATCATGTCAGTATAATACACTGTTCATAAGTTCTTAAGCTTAAAAAAACTTgtgcaaataaatgcaaattgCTTTTATTAGTCTCCATGGGTTAAATatcaaaaatcaagaaaaaaaacattagacaGAAAAATGGAAATACATTTTTTCTTACCTCCTAGCCAAGCAGTGCAGTTGGGCTTGGCCGGTGGACTGTGGATGCGAAAGCTCTTGGTGGCCAGAGCATCACAGTATTTGGGTTTCTCTACCAACGAGCGAATCTCAGTCAGGAGGCGATGTAAGAAGCCGGGCAGCAGGGCTGTGCCACCAATTACCACCAAGTTTTCTGACAGAACTTTACGTGTGTCAATAGGACACTAATTTAAAAAcaagcacataaacacaaaagcatttcagttaTACCTTGTATGAACTAGTACACTGCTATAAGAAGTGTCTGGAATCTTAGTAGTTTTTACCTTAACCAATGTATCAAGCACTAGGGTAGCAATAGACTTTTGTTCATTGTCTTGTTCAAACAGCATCTCAGCAACCGAGTCTCTGAAaaacattttacttatttaatagCAAGTGGTAAACACAGATTTTAAACgtatagaaataaaatacatgtaaaaaaacTACTTTCActatataaatgcattttatttttagtaaaatTCACCCTTTTTCTTTTACAAATAAGTGCAACCAGCAGGGTAAAATAATTTGGGTAATAACAAAGCAAATTAGAAATCCTTTTGTATACACATTTTTCTAAAAGTGACATAATTTTTACCTGATTGCACCCTTAATGTGCAGGATCTTCTTTCCATCAAGTGGATAATCGACATCTGGTGGGGGTGCAGGTCTCTAAAATAAATGAGAAACATTAGATGCTGGTTGTAGCTCTTTATATGTTTGGTTTCTATTTTGCCCTTGACCAGATGTACAGTTAGCAGTAATTATATCAGGCCAGCGCCATTTGGCCTAAAAGACATTAAACAATTGAACAAATTCTGAACATGAAAGTAAATTCACAAACCTCTGCTGTTCCATCCATGTTGAACTTGGCCTCCTGAATTTTTAGGCCTCTCTGCAGGtcgctaacaaagcatgtccTAACTAATGATAGAAACACAGAATAAAGAGAAAAAACCAATTCGATCAACTGAATATCTTGTTAAAGACATAGAAAACACTCTGTTACTAATTCTGTATAGTTTAGACCTTACCTTTGATATCCTCTACTACATCCTCTGGGATGGAGCCTATAACAAATACAGATGTTTTAGTTAATGACAGTAGGACTGCTTTTAATCATTGTGATCATACGTATATACTGACATTACAGTGCACTTTTTTTATATCACGTAGCTGATGTCAGGTGTGAGTGCATTTATAACACTACTGTAATAAGTTACTAATGCCAGATAAAAACCCTTTTTTCTCTGCAATTTTCTCTATTTTCCTTGTTAATGTTCCAATTAAAAATGTAGCccttatgtctttatagattgTAAATCTGTCATAATAATAagcattaaattttttttgatgAAATCAATAAAATGTATCAAATGCCACATCCATAACAAAACGTACCTACTACAGTGGGTAAACTCTGGCCAGAGTCTGTGTCTACTGTGCATTGTTCTATTAGCAGATTATTCAGCTCCCTGTATGACATTGAGAAAAACAACAGTTATAAAATGGCTTAATTCCAGACCCAGTTATAcagcatatatacataaatattatattctaCATAAAATCACTTGAATTCTGAATAGAACATTCGTGGAAAAGTCAACAAGAAAGCTCACACAACCCTTTCAGATCACTTTATCAGGACTGTTTTCAGAAGTCATGTGACAATGCTATGATTATTGTCTTTTTTAAGTATTGAAGCCGACTATCAAACATATATTTTAGTATGTACTTAATGGCTAGAAATTGGTTCACACACTGAGGGTCCTCATACCAATCAAGCATCTATGAGCCTATGTTCTAACCAGGCTACTTCCAACATGATAAAGCACCATGTCAAAAGCACAAGCCATCGTAACCTGGTTTCAATAGCATAACAGTTGGTTCAGTGTCATTTAGTAAACTCAAAATCACAAGATCTTAATtcaaaaaagaacatttgcaCCTAAGATAAAACATGATGCAATCGTGTCGACATGGACCACAAGCTCAAATGaggctttttaaacaccttgtgAAATCCATGGCACAGTTAATTAAGTGAGAGTTCTAAAAGCAGACAGGGGTCCTGCCCAGTATTACTTTGGTGCACCAGTAAAAGTggccagtgagtgtacaaaTGTTTTAATATCTGATTTCTCTATGAGATTAGTCTTCTGTTGGAATAAATCGTTAAATGTACTTTAagattttaaaatgcttttaaataaaGGGTGTTAGGAGGCTAGAAGCAATAAGCACAATGAATATATTCATGCAGTCAGCAGTGTGGATGAATATTAAAAAGTACTTTCTTTAACCAGCATTTTCACTTGACTTACTTTTGAATTGCCTTTCCACCCATTGGCAAAGCTTCCCAGGCTGACAAAATGGGGATTCCTTCATACACCTGTTATCAATGTAAGGAAATTATTCTTGCTCAGTAGTGGTAATATTATAAAGACCACGGAatgctctctttgttttcctGAGTAACCAAGCACATTTTAAGAACGTTGTTGTAGAATAGATAAACCATGAAGTCTGAAGCTGTAAGGAACCAACACTACAGTTTATCAGGTACATTATTACCTAAAAGGCAGTTTATTAAGTTTTAACTTGTCATTTCTAATAACAAACCGAACATATAAGTAGATTTAACCTTAACTGCCAAAGCTTTTTTGCTAAATACCCTTGataaattgaattaaaaaattGGCCATCAGCCAATCATATTACAGTCATCATATAGCAGTAACACATGTAAAAAGGATACCGGCAACACCAAAGTTTCAGTATATCCACAGTCCATCACAAGAGCCGAGTTGATGCCTAAGGTCATGATGGACATCAGATGGCTGGGAGCAAACAGAACTGATGGAACCTAGAGTGAAAGCACAAATTAGAGATGTATTTCTGACAGATTAAATACTGTAGAAAAGGTGTAAGCTAGACAGCAGGTCACctcatgccccctctgacacatgcccAATCTGaagatttatttaagttttattagAGGCCATAGTTAGCTAATAGTACAGGTAAAGCTTACAATAAAGAACTATAGTTGGCCAGTCTCTTACTCTGAAACGACTGACTGTCATCTGATTTTGTAGAGAATTCATTTGCACCCCAATGCCAAGGTAATCCAcaataacattttaaagactTAATTTTGGAAGGAATAACATTTGCTGTTCAGACTTTAGACAACAGAGGCTACATTGCATGCTGTAGTAAATAATGCAaaaactactgtatatgagaATTTCCAGAAGTTTAAATGACCAAATCTACACAACACGGTTTGTTGCCTCAAATTTTGTTACCTCAAAGTGTTTGAAGAAGACCCTGGACAGTGTTTCTCTAAAGTGTGAAGGACAGAGGATAGACTCAACGATAACCACTCTTCTGTCTCGTGGATTTACAAGCAAATGCCTGCAAGGCAAAAAagattattgttttaaaataccagccacaaattatattaaaaataatggtGAATATAAGCACACAAGCTGAAACATATATCCTACCTGAAGTACAATGTGTGAATAAACTCCTTGAGGTTGGCATAAAGCTCCTCTGTGTTTATGTTGTATTGCACAACTTTAATGGGCTAGAAAACGAAACACATAGTGATgtgataataattaatattgctGAACAATAATTTGGTTAGTTTTTATTGTTAGTCACTCTAGATTTTAAAAATCTgcttaacaataataaatatattaaaacccCACAAAACAGTCATACTTGACTCACCTGCTTGAGTCCAGGACGCTGGATCTCACTGGGAATAATAAACCTTGGCCCAGTCTCACCAGCAAAGCCACATCTGTAGATAACAGTGCAGGTTAGCAGTGCATTAGTACGTACTTCAGCTAAAGTAAGGCTGACAAATGCAAACTAACtaatacaacaaaaaaacatcaaCTATAGCAGATAAACTGTGCGCCTATTGCATTTAAAATTACAGAAATTAAGGGTGACAGATATTTTAATGGATGTCCCAATCCCACTTTTCCACTCCAAAAACAATAATTAACGGTCATTTTAAAAGGGCAAAGCATTGTTTAAACAGAttacaaataatgtaaaatgttaaaaaagtatgaattttattttaaattataaaaatacaccaatcagccataacattaaaaccacctccttgtttctacactcactgtccattttatcagctccacttaccatatagaagcactttgtagttctacaattactgactgtagtccatctgtttctctgcatgctttgttagcgccctttcatgctgttcttcaatggtcaggacccccacaggaccaccacagagtaggtattatttgggtggtgggtgattctcagcactgcagtgacactgacatggtggtggtgtgttagtgtgtgttgtgctggtatgagtggataagacacagcagtgctgatggagtttttaaacacttcactgtcactgctggactgaaaatagtccaccaaccaaaaatatccagccaacagcaccctgtgggcagcgtcctgtgaccactgatgaaggtctagaagatgaccaactaggtaggagtgtctaatagagtaaatagtgagtggacatggtatttaaaaactccagcagcgctgctgtgtctgatccattcataccagcacaacacacactaacacaccaccaccatgtcagtgtcactgcagtgctgagaatgatccaccacccaaataatacctgctctgtagtggtcctgtggggaacagcatgaaagggggctaacaaagcatgcagagaaacagatggactacagtcagtaattgtagaactacaaagtgctcctatatggtaagtggagctgataaaatggacagtgagtgtagaaacaaggaggtggttttaatgtcatggctgatcagtgtgtataaggCAGGAAACTATTTGTTACACCTTGATTACAATGTTTACACTGACAAACAGATTGACAGATGGTCAGCGTTTTCTGGTCATTGACCTTAAAAACACCTACAAAACATCACATACATGATTGCATAcacttactggcctctttacTATCCCAAAGATTACTGGATTAAGAAATGTAACCTTGAGAGCAACTTTATACATCTGAGTTGATCCATTCTCATTACATACGTGCACTAAacaatgtatataataataacacctAGTAAACCATATCTAGTGCTCTACAACATCCAGCTGTGACTGATTCACTGGTTGATGTGCTAACGCTAAGTGTGCTAAATAGACGAAACACTTACTTTGTGTATGCAGCTCCTAAATCAATGACAACAGCTGTTTTCTCTCCCCCACTCCCCAACACctcaaataaaggcattttaatACTGAATACGATTAATAACTGTAGAACCAAAATTCAATAAGATATTGAGCTCCCCACAATAGCAGCTTTGTTGTTAGGGCGGGACTGGGTCCTCAGCATAGCGACCTAACATTTcctgattaaaataaaagcacttaAACATGAACACAAAATTAAACGTTGTTTTCAACAAAATTTATATCACGTATTATTTAAGTTGcatatttactatttttttacacattttctaTTCTCTACGTATTTACAAAAGCCAGGGCAATATGCTAGTCAGCGGTGAATTAGCGCTATAGCAAGCATGATGGTGCTGATCTGAGACCAGTTTTACTCTTTGCTTTGGGGTATCAATTCAACTGCAGTTTGGCAAAAGCTGATCAGAAAGCGGTCAGTAAGGATGTGTTTTAAACCACGCACTAAGTAATAAATAGTATGCCAGAAAAGTAACGACAAGATGTATACTTAGGTGTACTACTTAGCACAGTATTATGTGGTTTGAGACGCAACCCAAGGCTGCTTGATCATATTTATCAGCTATTTCTCTTGCCATAAATCTAaacaatatataatttatttaatctgTCGTGTCAGGATGAAATAAGAAAAGAATAATAAGTGGATTTCCTATATACATAGTAACACAGACAATGTgcacatattaaataaataaataaatataaaaataaataaatacattgacaGCTTACAAGCCAGAATAAACTGCCTATAGCTTAAGTCAAGGTGGAGCCAACTTTTCCCCCCGTTTAAAAGAAATAAGGTAGGATCTTTGTTATGACAAGACACGGCAGAGCATCCGGACCGTATATGCCATAATAACGCTGCCAGTCCCTGTTCTGTACCCAAAAGCCGCATGGATTTCATATCGAAGTGTTTGGGTACCAACACAGAAATGTGGTCCGTGGTCTGATAGCAGGACGCCAGGTAAGACTGTTCTATAAACtgtgtaataaatacattgtgAAGCAGTCGGACTGTCAGTGATGCTCAGTGTCATGTGTCTGTTTACAAATATAACACTGATAATTAGCTTAGTCCATCATGTGGAGTTGCACTAGATGCTGTATCACAGGTTTTTGACTGCGCAAAAATGATCAGCGCAGATATAGATCCATATCATGATTCTGTTAAGCTATTTCATTAAATGTTTGTCTATTCAAAATCCAGAATGTAGATcaattgaattaaattaaatcttTTAATATCTGGTTAGACAGTGGACCGATTGTGGCATACATCATAAGCGCAAGTTATCTGCTGGTTTCTACACCCTTATCCATTAAAATATTAAGACTGATTTTATTATTTCGGTAGATTTATAGATTTAATAACGTATTATGATTCACATGTTCCCATTTGTATGACGAATACTGGGATTCTTTGTTATGAAGAGGGAGCAGTGCTATTTTTAGGGAGCTGCGAGTAGAGGAGTGCCAAAGTGTTGCTGACTGTTTCTGCAGGGGATTTGGTTTGGTTGGCTTTCAATGCAAAATGAAAAGGTTTTTATGAAGGTTTGGACCTTAATCCATTAGATTTACTCTACAACGTTTGTGAACAAGTATCACTCAAAACATCACATCCAAAACCCTGTGCATTACATGGAAACAGCCACGTTTGGCTTTATTTTAATGCTTATATAGGCtgcttacattttctgcatttagcagatgcttttattcaaagcgacttacagtatacagtctaagcaattgtgggttaagggccttgctcaaggttcCAACTGTCgtaacctggcggtggtggggtttgaaccagcaaccttctgattactagttcagtactttaactgctaggccacaactgccttcagtttaataataatttatattattttttcatttacaataaaaatctaaaacacaGTGACCCAAAGACATTACTGTGTCTGTATAAGAAGAAAATAGTCACTCACACTGACAGCTCACAAGAATCAATGTGGTGACATACTGTGAGGTTTATCAGTGAAAATGCAGTATAAggattatttttcatttttgatACAGTTTGATACTGGTCTAGTTTTCTCTGGCTTTACTTATATCCAAATGTTCAAcactctgcagcagtaacatccTCTACTTGTTTTAAAAAGACTCAAACAGACAGCAGCCAATTATTTTCTATATAGGCGCCTTGCCTAGAGTTGAGATTCGAACttacgagtttgaaatgtcagcaggTGTCGGCTTGCTCTGCACCACCCCAGTGCAATATCAAATATATTTTACTCAAACAATAAATATCTACTATTGTGTTACAATATGCATTTGGCTGCAATAGAAGATAAACAAATTAACACTATTAATTCTTCTACACTAAGTGGCTCTTTCTATAAACTTTTCTTGCCTACCTATTTGGGGCTGAGATTTTGTggcttttgtgtgttttttttctttgcgaTTATAATTACAGTTGATTATATGGCTGTGcatgacttttttttaatttattttgcagTTAGCAATAGTATTGtactttgcatttttcattttgacCAGTTATTGCCATCTTATGAAACATAAAATGTTCTCTACATTTCCAAGGTGGCTTTGGATACTTCCATCTATCTGTTCAATAGAGCTACAGTTTCTATCTCTGTCATAAGCAATGCTGCATTACCAGACACTTCAAGTTCTCTTCTTGGTTGGTGCTTCTCTGTCCACCTGGGCTGCCCCATTAGGAAGTTTGATACAAACAAGCGATTGTGAATCCAAAGAGACCACAAAACATCCAGCAAGCCACCATGATGACAAGTTGTGTGTGTTATCTACACAATTGCCTTTATCAGCTGATGTGCAAGAACCTGGAGAATCAGAAGTAATCTCAGAGAGTGGCAGACATGAAGAGTATAAACAGGAGGGTGCAGTTACAGATGCCACCATAAAGCAGATTAGGCAGCTGGAACTGGTTCAGAGAACTGCTAAATCTTATGTGCAACACTATTTAGATTCCAGTACAGACAAGAGCTCAGCTGAAGAAAAGAGTGGTAAAAGTACATTATCTGCACCTCCTTTGGAATCTTTAACTGCGGACTACACAGATGGATTAAAAAAAGATGTTGCTTTGCTGGTTACATCCACCTCTGCAATTTTTAAGCAGGATGTAGCTTTATCTATTCTGCCTTTTCATTTAAATACTAACAGACCAGTTCAGAAGACCAGCTCACACATCAATGTAGAAGAGGCTGAAGTGACTGTAAAGCCTCCTCTATTAAAAAAGGAGGGAGGGCTTGAGGTAGAGACGTCCAAGAAGAACCAATCTACTAATCTTCGTCTAAAAACCCAGAGAGTAATCTCAACAGAACCCCCATTAATGGTCTCATCCTCTTCTCGTGAGTCAGTACCTCAGTCTTCCTGGACTATCAACACAGCTGTTGCAACTCTTACAACATTAAGCAGTTACTATGGGCAAGCTGAAGGATTTAAAGAGAACAAAGAGCGAGTAGCAGAGAAAAAACAGTTTACAGCCACAGAGTTGCTTAATAAAGCACTTGTGCCAGGAGTCCTGCAACCAGATCTGACTCTAAGTTCCAGACTAGTAGAGCTTGGAGACACCTGGACTGAGCCTATTCATTTGCAAGAAGGTAAGCATGTTGTTTATTGGGGTAAATTACAAAGATTTTGTGTCAAAAttcattgtttttcttttaaatatgtatgtattGTTCTATATAACATTAACTTAATTAAAGGAATTCTTGCATTCAATGTCAGATAATGAGACTGTTAGCCCATATATGCAAATATAACTATTAAAAAgggttattttattataattattactgttataaaattttacatgaaattagtAAAGcctttaataaaatacataatacaaagtgtttctattatttgtatttaaaccTCAGGTAGCAAACCAAGAACTGTTTTTTATAAAGTGACAGGGCCAACAACAAttggtttagtttttattaggtacagtatacacagattaggcataacattatgaccactttcctaatactgtgttggtccccttttgctgccaaaacagcccgttgtattctgacacctttctatcagaaccagcattagcaattcagcaatttgagctacagtagctcgtctgttggatcagaccacacgggccagccttcgctttccacgtgcatcaataagccttggctgcccatgaacCTGTCaacggtttaccactgttccttccttggaccactgcagacctggaacaccacacaagagctgtagttttggagatgctctgacccagtcgtctagccatcacaatttggcccttgtcaaactcgctcaaaacCTTACACTTGCCAATTTTccagcttctaacacatcaacgttgaggataaaatgtttacttgctgcctaatatatcccacccactaacaggtgccgtgatgaagagatattcagtgttattcacttcacctgtcagtggtcataatgttatgcctaggtcggtgtatatatgctACGCTAAATGttattacagtataataaaatatttttgagtttgagtgagatttttatattaaatatctgGTATACAGggtcagaaaaaaatatttttttatatatttgttccacaaaaaaatgttaaagatATGTTAGAAATGCAACTAATACACAAGCCCACCACCAGATAGAGTTGGAGTTGATGAAGGAACTGTCAGGTAAGGTTTCTCCTAATGTCAGCTACAACAGTGACTCCCTGCGGTCTGTTCAAGCTGGCATTAAAGGAATATCAGTTAGACTTTCCATACATGGTACAGCCCTCTGTAAGAACACTGGACTTGACTTTACACATGTCAGTAAGGGCAGGTGCTAGCCTGCAGCCCTCCTTAGTCAGCGCTGGGGTTGTGTAGTTG
The sequence above is drawn from the Trichomycterus rosablanca isolate fTriRos1 chromosome 9, fTriRos1.hap1, whole genome shotgun sequence genome and encodes:
- the actr10 gene encoding actin-related protein 10, encoding MPLFEVLGSGGEKTAVVIDLGAAYTKCGFAGETGPRFIIPSEIQRPGLKQPIKVVQYNINTEELYANLKEFIHTLYFRHLLVNPRDRRVVIVESILCPSHFRETLSRVFFKHFEVPSVLFAPSHLMSIMTLGINSALVMDCGYTETLVLPVYEGIPILSAWEALPMGGKAIQKELNNLLIEQCTVDTDSGQSLPTVVGSIPEDVVEDIKVRTCFVSDLQRGLKIQEAKFNMDGTAERPAPPPDVDYPLDGKKILHIKGAIRDSVAEMLFEQDNEQKSIATLVLDTLVKCPIDTRKVLSENLVVIGGTALLPGFLHRLLTEIRSLVEKPKYCDALATKSFRIHSPPAKPNCTAWLGGAIFGALQDILGSRSVSRDYYNQTGRIPDWCSLSSPLPESLYDAGKTGPPLMKRAFSTEK